A window of the bacterium genome harbors these coding sequences:
- a CDS encoding WavE lipopolysaccharide synthesis family protein gives MNAFHKITPVVIAFLARLVEMQIALYEKITGKFLTFHRRPMYAKDVITTPIAGSDYSNCAIVLQGPLLKSHHFTLETVRIYKKHFPQALIVISTWNNEDSSYIDKIKQEAVVLLHDKPKYNGPYNINFQIISTCAGIQFARDKKVQYILKTRTDQRMYNPFLLESLIDLITHFPVHDGFHQKKRLVGLSCGNMRGDYYRLADMFLFGDTDDMLLYWAVDLVADQNLEKNIAPEAYLFREYLKKIGGNPSLTLQDSECAYRKHCLFIDPVLVDWYWYKYKRHREFRYTKYSNKTQRSISFLEWLHVFVHDKSRRE, from the coding sequence ATGAACGCATTTCACAAAATAACTCCCGTTGTCATTGCTTTTCTTGCACGACTCGTTGAAATGCAGATTGCACTATACGAAAAAATCACCGGGAAGTTCCTTACCTTTCACCGAAGACCTATGTATGCAAAAGACGTTATAACGACGCCAATTGCGGGTTCTGACTATTCAAATTGCGCTATCGTGCTGCAAGGACCACTTCTGAAAAGCCATCATTTTACGTTAGAGACAGTCCGCATCTATAAAAAACACTTCCCTCAGGCACTCATCGTTATCTCCACGTGGAACAATGAAGATTCCTCGTACATCGATAAAATCAAACAGGAGGCGGTGGTATTGTTGCACGACAAGCCAAAGTATAACGGCCCGTATAATATCAATTTTCAAATCATTTCAACGTGCGCCGGTATCCAATTCGCGCGTGACAAAAAAGTGCAGTATATTCTGAAAACGCGAACAGACCAAAGGATGTATAATCCGTTTTTGCTTGAATCGCTAATCGATTTAATTACTCATTTCCCCGTACACGACGGATTCCACCAAAAAAAACGGCTCGTCGGCTTGTCGTGCGGTAATATGAGAGGTGACTATTATAGACTTGCTGACATGTTTCTGTTCGGCGATACGGATGATATGCTTCTCTACTGGGCGGTTGATCTCGTTGCTGATCAGAACCTTGAAAAAAATATCGCCCCAGAAGCATATTTATTCCGAGAGTATCTAAAAAAGATCGGCGGCAATCCTTCGTTGACGCTTCAAGATTCAGAATGCGCGTATCGCAAGCACTGTCTTTTTATCGATCCCGTGTTGGTCGATTGGTATTGGTATAAATATAAACGACATCGGGAATTTCGATACACGAAGTATAGCAACAAAACACAACGGTCTATATCGTTTTTAGAATGGCTCCACGTATTCGTTCATGATAAAAGTCGGCGTGAGTAA